A genomic stretch from Hemicordylus capensis ecotype Gifberg chromosome 5, rHemCap1.1.pri, whole genome shotgun sequence includes:
- the LOC128328567 gene encoding uncharacterized protein LOC128328567 isoform X7 — translation MSCCEGMPPSHFVLCFLQFILCTLQALQGLKSSNFLQPGLRWSALEADRPGPTPAPVDLTHEKEGSMPKLDVSGGDGCEAGNTGTEGKSEPVMGSGAAAVATRYRDGQSSVQGACCCCFSSPAPKLDKLGARSMSMRQLLVLCFSMVQDGSAGQGSDYPVAPGAGQAEALLCVLICVHLIVF, via the exons ATGAGTTGTTGTGAAGGAATGCCTCCTTcccattttgttttatgttttcttCAGTTTATTCTGTGTACTCTCCaggctctgcaggggttaaaaaGTAGCAACTTCTTACAGCCAGGACTGAG ATGGTCAGCCCTGGAGGCAGACAGGCCTGGACCCACACCGGCACCGGTTGACCTGACTCATGAGAAGGAAGGATCCATGCCCAAACTTGATGTGTCTGGAGGAGATGGCTGTGAGGCTGGCAACACTGGCACAG AGGGAAAGAGTGAGCCGGTCATGGGTTCTGGCGCAGCAGCGGTGGCAACAAGATACAGGGACGGGCAAAGCTCAGTGCAAGGTGCCTGCTGTTGCTGTTTctcctctccagcaccaaaacTGGACAAGCTTGGTGCCAGAAGCATGAGCATGAGGCAGTTGCTGGTACTTTGTTTTTCCATG GTCCAAGATGGATCAGCAGGGCAGGGGTCAGACTACCCAGTTGCACCAG GTGCTGGTCAAGCAGAGGCTCTTCTGTGCGTGTTGATCTGTGTCCACTTGATAGTTTTTTGA
- the LOC128328567 gene encoding uncharacterized protein LOC128328567 isoform X8 has product MENVADAGCRAADTWSALEADRPGPTPAPVDLTHEKEGSMPKLDVSGGDGCEAGNTGTEGKSEPVMGSGAAAVATRYRDGQSSVQGACCCCFSSPAPKLDKLGARSMSMRQLLVLCFSMVQDGSAGQGSDYPVAPGAGQAEALLCVLICVHLIVF; this is encoded by the exons ATGGAGAATGTGGCTGACGCCGGGTGCAGAGCAGCAGACAC ATGGTCAGCCCTGGAGGCAGACAGGCCTGGACCCACACCGGCACCGGTTGACCTGACTCATGAGAAGGAAGGATCCATGCCCAAACTTGATGTGTCTGGAGGAGATGGCTGTGAGGCTGGCAACACTGGCACAG AGGGAAAGAGTGAGCCGGTCATGGGTTCTGGCGCAGCAGCGGTGGCAACAAGATACAGGGACGGGCAAAGCTCAGTGCAAGGTGCCTGCTGTTGCTGTTTctcctctccagcaccaaaacTGGACAAGCTTGGTGCCAGAAGCATGAGCATGAGGCAGTTGCTGGTACTTTGTTTTTCCATG GTCCAAGATGGATCAGCAGGGCAGGGGTCAGACTACCCAGTTGCACCAG GTGCTGGTCAAGCAGAGGCTCTTCTGTGCGTGTTGATCTGTGTCCACTTGATAGTTTTTTGA
- the LOC128328567 gene encoding uncharacterized protein LOC128328567 isoform X3, translating to MALKKASGKRWGRLVRPPRRLASPDSSSSDDGADMGTIRAIIACLKALEKEKKAPPDGKDKGVPSGVPTKPKKLTRGTKKVKLMQALSDRWSALEADRPGPTPAPVDLTHEKEGSMPKLDVSGGDGCEAGNTGTEGKSEPVMGSGAAAVATRYRDGQSSVQGACCCCFSSPAPKLDKLGARSMSMRQLLVLCFSMLPVHPSRNCTAPRDGVGESVHAALG from the exons ATGGCACTGAAGAAAGCTAGTGGCAAAAGGTGGGGGAGGCTGGTAAGACCACCCAGACGGCTTGCCTCTCCAGATTCCTCATCATCCGATGATGGCGCTGACATGGGTACCATTAGGGCCATTATCGCGTGCCTTAAAGCattagagaaagaaaagaaggcacCCCCGGATGGGAAGGATAAGGGTGTGCCTTCTGGGGTCCCAACCAAGCCTAAGAAGCTTACTAGGGGAACAAAAAAGGTGAAGCTTATGCAGGCTCTATCCGATAGATGGTCAGCCCTGGAGGCAGACAGGCCTGGACCCACACCGGCACCGGTTGACCTGACTCATGAGAAGGAAGGATCCATGCCCAAACTTGATGTGTCTGGAGGAGATGGCTGTGAGGCTGGCAACACTGGCACAG AGGGAAAGAGTGAGCCGGTCATGGGTTCTGGCGCAGCAGCGGTGGCAACAAGATACAGGGACGGGCAAAGCTCAGTGCAAGGTGCCTGCTGTTGCTGTTTctcctctccagcaccaaaacTGGACAAGCTTGGTGCCAGAAGCATGAGCATGAGGCAGTTGCTGGTACTTTGTTTTTCCATG CTGCCTGTCCATCCATCCAGAAATTGCACTGCGCCTCGTGATGGTGTGGGAGAATCTGTTCATGCAGCACTTGGATAG
- the LOC128328567 gene encoding uncharacterized protein LOC128328567 isoform X1 has translation MALKKASGKRWGRLVRPPRRLASPDSSSSDDGADMGTIRAIIACLKALEKEKKAPPDGKDKGVPSGVPTKPKKLTRGTKKVKLMQALSDRWSALEADRPGPTPAPVDLTHEKEGSMPKLDVSGGDGCEAGNTGTEGKSEPVMGSGAAAVATRYRDGQSSVQGACCCCFSSPAPKLDKLGARSMSMRQLLVLCFSMVQDGSAGQGSDYPVAPGAGQAEALLCVLICVHLIVF, from the exons ATGGCACTGAAGAAAGCTAGTGGCAAAAGGTGGGGGAGGCTGGTAAGACCACCCAGACGGCTTGCCTCTCCAGATTCCTCATCATCCGATGATGGCGCTGACATGGGTACCATTAGGGCCATTATCGCGTGCCTTAAAGCattagagaaagaaaagaaggcacCCCCGGATGGGAAGGATAAGGGTGTGCCTTCTGGGGTCCCAACCAAGCCTAAGAAGCTTACTAGGGGAACAAAAAAGGTGAAGCTTATGCAGGCTCTATCCGATAGATGGTCAGCCCTGGAGGCAGACAGGCCTGGACCCACACCGGCACCGGTTGACCTGACTCATGAGAAGGAAGGATCCATGCCCAAACTTGATGTGTCTGGAGGAGATGGCTGTGAGGCTGGCAACACTGGCACAG AGGGAAAGAGTGAGCCGGTCATGGGTTCTGGCGCAGCAGCGGTGGCAACAAGATACAGGGACGGGCAAAGCTCAGTGCAAGGTGCCTGCTGTTGCTGTTTctcctctccagcaccaaaacTGGACAAGCTTGGTGCCAGAAGCATGAGCATGAGGCAGTTGCTGGTACTTTGTTTTTCCATG GTCCAAGATGGATCAGCAGGGCAGGGGTCAGACTACCCAGTTGCACCAG GTGCTGGTCAAGCAGAGGCTCTTCTGTGCGTGTTGATCTGTGTCCACTTGATAGTTTTTTGA
- the LOC128328567 gene encoding uncharacterized protein LOC128328567 isoform X5: MALKKASGKRWGRLVRPPRRLASPDSSSSDDGADMGTIRAIIACLKALEKEKKAPPDGKDKGVPSGVPTKPKKLTRGTKKVKLMQALSDRWSALEADRPGPTPAPVDLTHEKEGSMPKLDVSGGDGCEAGNTGTEGKSEPVMGSGAAAVATRYRDGQSSVQGACCCCFSSPAPKLDKLGARSMSMRQLLVLCFSMKLHCAS, translated from the exons ATGGCACTGAAGAAAGCTAGTGGCAAAAGGTGGGGGAGGCTGGTAAGACCACCCAGACGGCTTGCCTCTCCAGATTCCTCATCATCCGATGATGGCGCTGACATGGGTACCATTAGGGCCATTATCGCGTGCCTTAAAGCattagagaaagaaaagaaggcacCCCCGGATGGGAAGGATAAGGGTGTGCCTTCTGGGGTCCCAACCAAGCCTAAGAAGCTTACTAGGGGAACAAAAAAGGTGAAGCTTATGCAGGCTCTATCCGATAGATGGTCAGCCCTGGAGGCAGACAGGCCTGGACCCACACCGGCACCGGTTGACCTGACTCATGAGAAGGAAGGATCCATGCCCAAACTTGATGTGTCTGGAGGAGATGGCTGTGAGGCTGGCAACACTGGCACAG AGGGAAAGAGTGAGCCGGTCATGGGTTCTGGCGCAGCAGCGGTGGCAACAAGATACAGGGACGGGCAAAGCTCAGTGCAAGGTGCCTGCTGTTGCTGTTTctcctctccagcaccaaaacTGGACAAGCTTGGTGCCAGAAGCATGAGCATGAGGCAGTTGCTGGTACTTTGTTTTTCCATG AAATTGCACTGCGCCTCGTGA
- the LOC128328567 gene encoding uncharacterized protein LOC128328567 isoform X4, protein MALKKASGKRWGRLVRPPRRLASPDSSSSDDGADMGTIRAIIACLKALEKEKKAPPDGKDKGVPSGVPTKPKKLTRGTKKVKLMQALSDRWSALEADRPGPTPAPVDLTHEKEGSMPKLDVSGGDGCEAGNTGTEGKSEPVMGSGAAAVATRYRDGQSSVQGACCCCFSSPAPKLDKLGARSMSMRQLLVLCFSMCNEDHLAQNHVISFIGD, encoded by the exons ATGGCACTGAAGAAAGCTAGTGGCAAAAGGTGGGGGAGGCTGGTAAGACCACCCAGACGGCTTGCCTCTCCAGATTCCTCATCATCCGATGATGGCGCTGACATGGGTACCATTAGGGCCATTATCGCGTGCCTTAAAGCattagagaaagaaaagaaggcacCCCCGGATGGGAAGGATAAGGGTGTGCCTTCTGGGGTCCCAACCAAGCCTAAGAAGCTTACTAGGGGAACAAAAAAGGTGAAGCTTATGCAGGCTCTATCCGATAGATGGTCAGCCCTGGAGGCAGACAGGCCTGGACCCACACCGGCACCGGTTGACCTGACTCATGAGAAGGAAGGATCCATGCCCAAACTTGATGTGTCTGGAGGAGATGGCTGTGAGGCTGGCAACACTGGCACAG AGGGAAAGAGTGAGCCGGTCATGGGTTCTGGCGCAGCAGCGGTGGCAACAAGATACAGGGACGGGCAAAGCTCAGTGCAAGGTGCCTGCTGTTGCTGTTTctcctctccagcaccaaaacTGGACAAGCTTGGTGCCAGAAGCATGAGCATGAGGCAGTTGCTGGTACTTTGTTTTTCCATG TGCAATGAGGATCACCTTGCACAAAACCACGTTATATCATTCATTGGGGATTAA
- the LOC128328567 gene encoding uncharacterized protein LOC128328567 isoform X2, with protein sequence MALKKASGKRWGRLVRPPRRLASPDSSSSDDGADMGTIRAIIACLKALEKEKKAPPDGKDKGVPSGVPTKPKKLTRGTKKVKLMQALSDRWSALEADRPGPTPAPVDLTHEKEGSMPKLDVSGGDGCEAGNTGTEGKSEPVMGSGAAAVATRYRDGQSSVQGACCCCFSSPAPKLDKLGARSMSMRQLLVLCFSMEKGRKTGRRKVKEQRTTICTLENQRGTNPCRL encoded by the exons ATGGCACTGAAGAAAGCTAGTGGCAAAAGGTGGGGGAGGCTGGTAAGACCACCCAGACGGCTTGCCTCTCCAGATTCCTCATCATCCGATGATGGCGCTGACATGGGTACCATTAGGGCCATTATCGCGTGCCTTAAAGCattagagaaagaaaagaaggcacCCCCGGATGGGAAGGATAAGGGTGTGCCTTCTGGGGTCCCAACCAAGCCTAAGAAGCTTACTAGGGGAACAAAAAAGGTGAAGCTTATGCAGGCTCTATCCGATAGATGGTCAGCCCTGGAGGCAGACAGGCCTGGACCCACACCGGCACCGGTTGACCTGACTCATGAGAAGGAAGGATCCATGCCCAAACTTGATGTGTCTGGAGGAGATGGCTGTGAGGCTGGCAACACTGGCACAG AGGGAAAGAGTGAGCCGGTCATGGGTTCTGGCGCAGCAGCGGTGGCAACAAGATACAGGGACGGGCAAAGCTCAGTGCAAGGTGCCTGCTGTTGCTGTTTctcctctccagcaccaaaacTGGACAAGCTTGGTGCCAGAAGCATGAGCATGAGGCAGTTGCTGGTACTTTGTTTTTCCATG GAAAAAGGCAGGAAGACAGGAAGAAGAAAGGTCAAGGAGCAAAGAACTACCATTTGCACTCTTGAGAACCAGCGGGGTACAAATCCATGCAGActctga
- the LOC128328567 gene encoding uncharacterized protein LOC128328567 isoform X6 yields MALKKASGKRWGRLVRPPRRLASPDSSSSDDGADMGTIRAIIACLKALEKEKKAPPDGKDKGVPSGVPTKPKKLTRGTKKVKLMQALSDRWSALEADRPGPTPAPVDLTHEKEGSMPKLDVSGGDGCEAGNTGTEGKSEPVMGSGAAAVATRYRDGQSSVQGACCCCFSSPAPKLDKLGARSMSMRQLLVLCFSMR; encoded by the exons ATGGCACTGAAGAAAGCTAGTGGCAAAAGGTGGGGGAGGCTGGTAAGACCACCCAGACGGCTTGCCTCTCCAGATTCCTCATCATCCGATGATGGCGCTGACATGGGTACCATTAGGGCCATTATCGCGTGCCTTAAAGCattagagaaagaaaagaaggcacCCCCGGATGGGAAGGATAAGGGTGTGCCTTCTGGGGTCCCAACCAAGCCTAAGAAGCTTACTAGGGGAACAAAAAAGGTGAAGCTTATGCAGGCTCTATCCGATAGATGGTCAGCCCTGGAGGCAGACAGGCCTGGACCCACACCGGCACCGGTTGACCTGACTCATGAGAAGGAAGGATCCATGCCCAAACTTGATGTGTCTGGAGGAGATGGCTGTGAGGCTGGCAACACTGGCACAG AGGGAAAGAGTGAGCCGGTCATGGGTTCTGGCGCAGCAGCGGTGGCAACAAGATACAGGGACGGGCAAAGCTCAGTGCAAGGTGCCTGCTGTTGCTGTTTctcctctccagcaccaaaacTGGACAAGCTTGGTGCCAGAAGCATGAGCATGAGGCAGTTGCTGGTACTTTGTTTTTCCATG AGATAG